One Pyrus communis chromosome 13, drPyrComm1.1, whole genome shotgun sequence genomic window carries:
- the LOC137712925 gene encoding F-box protein PP2-A15-like, with amino-acid sequence MGASLSNLTEGTNGAGHGPGLGDIPESCVACAFMYLTPPEICNLARLNRAFRGAASSDSVWESKLPPNYHDLLDLVPPQRYQNRSKKDIFAMLSRPVPFDDGNKVVWIDTVTGRVCMSVSAKGMVITGIEDRRYWNWVPTEESRFQVVAYLQQIWWFEVDGVVKFPFPAGIYTLSFRLHIGRFSKRLGRRVCNFEHTHGWDIKPVRFELSTSDGQQASYECCLDEIEHGDAYGNHKRGCWAEYKVGEFTVTDTDPVTEVKFSMKQIDCTHSKGGLCVDSVSIVPSDLKERKRRGVWK; translated from the exons ATGGGGGCCTCGCTCTCGAACCTGACGGAGGGGACGAATGGGGCGGGTCATGGACCGGGTCTTGGCGACATACCCGAGAGCTGTGTGGCCTGCGCGTTCATGTACCTGACTCCTCCTGAGATTTGCAATCTTGCGAGGCTCAACAGGGCGTTTCGCGGTGCGGCGTCGTCTGATTCGGTTTGGGAATCCAAGTTGCCCCCAAATTATCATGATCTACTCGATTTGGTGCCTCCTCAGAGGTACCAAAACCGCTCGAAAAAGGACATCTTTGCTATGCTCTCCCGCCCTGTACCCTTCGACGATGGCAATAAG GTGGTATGGATAGACACGGTCACAGGAAGGGTTTGTATGTCGGTTTCTGCCAAAGGGATGGTGATAACTGGGATTGAAGATAGGCGATACTGGAACTGGGTTCCTACTGAAGAATCTAG GTTTCAGGTTGTGGCTTATTTACAGCAAATATGGTGGTTTGAAGTAGATGGGGTGGTGAAGTTTCCTTTTCCTGCTGGTATCTACACTTTATCTTTCAGGCTTCACATTGGAAGATTCTCAAAAAGATTGGGACGGCGTGTCTGCAACTTTGAGCACACCCACGGTTGGGATATAAAGCCCGTGCGATTTGAGTTGTCAACTTCAGATGGACAGCAAGCATCATATGAATGCTGCTTGGATGAAATCGAACATGGGGATGCATATGGAAACCATAAGCGCGGATGCTGGGCTGAGTACAAAGTTGGTGAATTTACTGTCACTGATACCGATCCTGTAACAGAAGTCAAATTTTCCATGAAACAGATTGATTGCACACATTCAAAAGGTGGGCTATGCGTGGATTCTGTGTCTATCGTCCCCAGTGATTTGAAAGAGCGTAAAAGAAGAGGGGTCTGGAAGTAA
- the LOC137711901 gene encoding protein MIZU-KUSSEI 1-like, which translates to MGEPKSPISQDHQTTAAATTSSSSTVPPPPPLPRRQSSLLEPSHKKKSRTKVFRVFRSVFRSFPIITHACKMPTLPMGRLDSSRAISSGNRVSGTLFGYRKGRVSLSVQETPKCLPSLLVELAMQTNVLQKEMGTGMVRIALECEKRADKDKTRLIDEPGWTMYCNGKKTGYGMKREATEEDLNVMELLKSVTMGAGVLPGKFEVEGPDGEMAYMRALFERVVGSKDSETLYMLSPEGNNGPELSIFFVRI; encoded by the coding sequence ATGGGGGAGCCGAAATCTCCAATTTCACAAGATCATCAGACGACTGCAGCAGCCACAACATCCTCGTCATCTACTGtcccgccaccaccaccactaccccGCCGGCAATCTTCCCTTCTCGAACCATCCCATAAAAAGAAAAGCAGAACCAAAGTCTTCCGCGTCTTTCGCTCTGTATTCCGATCCTTCCCCATCATCACCCACGCCTGCAAGATGCCAACGCTCCCCATGGGCAGGCTTGACTCTAGCAGGGCCATCTCCTCTGGCAACCGGGTCAGCGGAACACTGTTTGGGTACCGGAAGGGACGCGTGTCCCTTTCGGTACAAGAAACCCCTAAGTGTCTTCCGAGCCTGTTGGTGGAGCTGGCCATGCAGACAAATGTGCTACAGAAGGAGATGGGGACAGGGATGGTCAGAATCGCGTTGGAATGCGAGAAGAGGGCGGACAAGGACAAGACGAGGCTTATCGACGAGCCAGGGTGGACCATGTACTGCAATGGGAAGAAGACTGGGTATGGGATGAAGAGGGAGGCCACGGAGGAGGACTTGAATGTTATGGAACTTCTCAAGTCAGTGACCATGGGCGCAGGTGTGTTGCCCGGGAAGTTCGAGGTTGAGGGCCCGGATGGTGAAATGGCATACATGCGGGCCCTTTTCGAGCGTGTCGTCGGCTCCAAAGACTCGGAAACTTTGTATATGCTGAGCCCAGAAGGGAATAATGGGCCTGAGCTCAGTATTTTCTTTGTAAGGATATGA